In Chloroflexota bacterium, one genomic interval encodes:
- a CDS encoding LacI family DNA-binding transcriptional regulator, giving the protein MRATIIDVAREAGVSTTTVSHVLNDTRPVAVATRQRVLAAIERLHYEVNSLAQGLKRDRSHTIGLLITDISNPFFTSLVRGIEDVANAAGYSVILCNTDEDPRKELTYLSMLRRKRVDAILMAPTGTRQPAVDRLVELGFPLVCFDRPPPGAPCDAVLVDNVRGAWEAVNHLVELGHTRIGVISGLAGVGTTNERLAGFHQALADRGIRADPDLVRLGNSRLDGGYREMLALLDLPRPPSAVFSTNNLMTIGALLALQARQVRVPDDLAIVGFDDFDWAIVLRPRLTSVAQPTYEIGATAARMLLERIEGGGGKEPRHVVLPTRLIVRESCGAAQGFHPSELDDMFGRRRLAQGDAPLTLR; this is encoded by the coding sequence ATGCGCGCGACCATCATCGATGTGGCGCGTGAGGCCGGTGTCTCGACCACCACCGTCTCTCACGTCCTCAATGACACCCGTCCAGTCGCCGTGGCGACACGCCAGCGCGTCCTCGCGGCCATCGAGCGGCTCCACTACGAGGTCAACTCGCTCGCGCAGGGTCTCAAGCGGGATCGCAGCCATACCATCGGCCTGCTCATCACCGACATCAGCAATCCGTTCTTCACGTCGCTGGTGCGCGGCATCGAAGACGTGGCGAACGCGGCCGGCTACAGCGTCATCCTCTGCAACACCGACGAGGACCCCCGGAAAGAGCTGACCTACCTCAGCATGCTCCGGCGCAAGCGGGTCGACGCGATCCTGATGGCCCCGACCGGCACCCGTCAGCCGGCCGTCGACCGGCTCGTCGAGCTGGGGTTTCCACTGGTCTGCTTCGACCGCCCGCCGCCCGGCGCACCCTGCGACGCCGTTCTCGTGGACAACGTCCGAGGCGCCTGGGAGGCGGTGAACCATCTGGTAGAGCTGGGGCACACTCGCATCGGGGTGATCTCCGGGCTGGCCGGCGTGGGGACCACGAACGAGCGGCTGGCCGGCTTCCACCAGGCCCTTGCCGATCGCGGTATCCGCGCCGATCCGGATCTGGTGCGCCTTGGCAACTCGCGGCTCGACGGCGGGTACCGTGAGATGCTGGCCCTGCTCGACCTGCCGCGTCCGCCGTCCGCCGTCTTCTCGACGAACAACCTGATGACCATCGGCGCGCTGCTGGCGTTGCAGGCGCGGCAGGTACGTGTGCCCGACGACCTGGCCATCGTCGGCTTTGACGACTTTGACTGGGCGATTGTGCTGCGCCCACGGCTGACCTCCGTCGCCCAGCCGACCTACGAGATCGGAGCGACGGCGGCCCGGATGCTCCTGGAGCGGATCGAGGGTGGCGGCGGGAAGGAGCCTCGGCACGTGGTGCTGCCGACGCGGCTCATCGTTCGCGAGTCGTGTGGGGCGGCCCAGGGCTTCCATCCATCAGAGCTTGACGACATGTTCGGCCGGCGTCGGCTGGCCCAGGGAGACGCACCGCTCACCTTGCGGTGA
- a CDS encoding extracellular solute-binding protein: MTARATISRRRLLAGTFGATAAALLAAACGSPAAAPKPAEKAAEKPAEKPAEKPAAAAPAAAPAAGAAAQGKPKGPITLRAAVNATQQRAQELTAFAKAFAEKNPGVAVEFTPIQAPDHDQFFVKLLTEMASGKPTDLVNVATEGTQLFAGKDLAVKLDDFVKADQASMQEYFSDVHPSLVEAMMYEGSLYELPANFNAANMFLNLDALQKAGIEPPKDDWTMEDFRTIGRKLASKKDATGQPETFGYAWTNRHWGGYIPWVFVNDSNLLSEERAPGGEWLWSTFYKDDPSGKGRGGGWRWNASKANDPKNVEALEFLVEMTKERTALDPAAGGGAAQQANFVSGKVGMTPAGAFWASGLTAAGMKEGTFDVRLFPKWKSQRHQFGSGGLMGLKASPVREEMWTFMKYWVSKEVIGAVMGKPTTTTSPRRSLMTEDRMGGIKNWKVFYDTFDKHPDTAPIPAPPESNQLATLMVKYVDLAITGERPAKAALDELHTELTKLFAARPKA, from the coding sequence ATGACGGCCCGCGCAACGATCTCACGCCGAAGACTCCTGGCCGGTACGTTCGGGGCCACCGCCGCCGCGCTGCTGGCAGCCGCCTGCGGCAGCCCGGCAGCCGCGCCGAAGCCGGCGGAGAAGGCTGCCGAGAAGCCGGCCGAAAAGCCTGCTGAGAAGCCAGCCGCCGCCGCGCCGGCCGCTGCACCGGCAGCGGGCGCGGCCGCGCAGGGCAAGCCCAAGGGGCCGATCACCCTGCGCGCGGCGGTCAATGCGACGCAGCAGCGCGCCCAGGAACTGACGGCCTTTGCCAAGGCCTTCGCCGAGAAGAATCCGGGCGTCGCCGTCGAGTTCACGCCGATTCAGGCCCCGGACCACGATCAGTTCTTCGTCAAGCTGCTGACGGAGATGGCCAGCGGCAAGCCCACCGACCTCGTGAACGTGGCGACCGAGGGCACGCAGCTCTTCGCCGGGAAGGATCTGGCGGTCAAGCTGGACGACTTCGTCAAGGCCGATCAGGCGAGTATGCAGGAGTACTTCTCCGACGTGCATCCCTCGCTGGTCGAGGCGATGATGTACGAGGGCAGCCTCTACGAGCTGCCGGCCAACTTCAACGCCGCCAACATGTTCCTCAACCTCGACGCGCTCCAGAAGGCCGGCATCGAGCCGCCCAAGGATGACTGGACGATGGAGGATTTCCGCACCATCGGCCGGAAGCTGGCTTCCAAGAAGGATGCGACCGGCCAGCCCGAGACGTTCGGGTACGCCTGGACGAACCGTCACTGGGGCGGCTACATCCCGTGGGTCTTCGTCAACGACTCCAACCTGCTCTCGGAAGAGCGGGCGCCCGGCGGTGAATGGCTCTGGAGCACGTTCTACAAGGACGATCCATCGGGCAAGGGGCGTGGCGGCGGCTGGCGCTGGAACGCTTCCAAGGCCAACGATCCAAAGAACGTCGAAGCACTTGAGTTCCTGGTCGAGATGACCAAGGAGCGGACCGCGCTCGATCCGGCCGCCGGCGGCGGCGCGGCCCAGCAGGCGAACTTCGTGAGCGGGAAGGTCGGGATGACACCGGCTGGCGCGTTCTGGGCCTCAGGCCTGACGGCGGCCGGCATGAAGGAGGGCACGTTTGACGTGCGGCTCTTCCCGAAGTGGAAGTCCCAGCGCCACCAGTTTGGTTCGGGTGGCCTGATGGGCTTGAAGGCCTCGCCCGTCCGCGAAGAGATGTGGACGTTCATGAAGTACTGGGTCAGCAAGGAGGTCATCGGCGCGGTCATGGGCAAGCCGACGACCACGACCTCACCGCGTCGCTCGCTGATGACCGAGGACCGCATGGGCGGCATCAAGAACTGGAAGGTGTTCTACGACACCTTCGACAAGCACCCGGACACCGCGCCGATCCCGGCGCCGCCAGAGTCGAACCAGCTGGCGACCCTGATGGTCAAGTACGTCGATCTGGCGATCACTGGCGAGCGCCCGGCCAAGGCCGCCCTCGACGAGCTGCACACCGAGCTGACGAAGCTGTTCGCCGCTCGACCCAAAGCGTAG